A window of Pseudomonas alcaliphila JAB1 genomic DNA:
GACGCTGCTGAGGCTTGCTCCTGCCGTTGATACCGTGGCTCGCGCCGCATCCTGAGGCTGCGCTCGCCGGGCCTTTCTGCCTCTTTGGTAGTAGGTGCTGATAAACCACTACATAAATAGCCCGTTCGGCCCTTTTGGCGTTTGCTTCAAACGCTCGTTTCACGCTAAGGTTCGCCAGCTTTGCCCGGGTACTGACCCTGGGCGCTCCTAATCAATAATGAATGCAGCCGCTTAGCTGCTGGCCAAAGGAGCCAAGATGACCCCCAGTGAACTGCTGCTCGAGGGTGTCGAACTCATGCTGTTCGGCATGGGCTTCGTATTTGTCTTTCTGGTGTTGCTGGTGGGTGTGGTCAGTCTGATGTCACGTCTGATCGCGACCTTCGCTCCGTCCGCGCCGACCCCGGCTATTTCTTCTCCAGCGTCTAGTGTCGAGTCGGCCAGCCATGGGCCGGATGCAGAGACACTGGCCGCCATCCAATCCGCTATTGCCCAGCACCGCGCGCGCCGCGGTTGATCAGGTTCAGAGGGAGCACCTGTATGACTGCCGGAAAACAAGCACTCGGAATCACCGATGTGGTGCTGCGTGATGCGCATCAGTCGATCCTGGCGACGCGTGTTCGTCTCGAAGACATGCTGCCGATTGCGCCCAAGCTCGATCAGGTCGGCTTCTGGTCGGTGGAGTCCTGGGGCGGCGCGACCTTCGATGCCTGCATTCGTTACCTCGGCGAAGATCCCTGGGAGCGCATCCGCGAACTGAAGAAGGCCATGCCCAACACCCGTCAGCAGATGCTGCTGCGTGGGCAGAACCTGCTCGGCTACCGCCACTACGCTGACGATGTGGTGGAGAAGTTCGTCGAGCGTGCCGCCGTCAACGGCGTCGATGTGTTCCGCGTGTTCGATGCGATGAACGACCCGCGCAACCTGGAAACCGCGCTCAAGGCCGTGAAGAAGCAGGGCAAGCATGCCCAGGGCACCATCTCCTATACCACCAGCCCGGTGCATACCCTGGACATGTGGGTCGATCTGGCCAAGCAGATCGAAGACATGGGCGCCGACTCGGTGGCCATCAAGGACATGGCGGGCATCCTCACTCCGTACACCGCCTTCGAACTGGTCTCGCGCCTGAAGGCCAGCCTGGTCATCCCGATCCATATGCAATGCCATGCCACCGCTGGGCTGTCGTCGGTGGCCATTCTCAAGGCGGTGGAAGCCGGTATCGACAACGTCGACACCGCGATTTCCTCGCTGTCGATGACCTATGGCCATTCGCCGACCGAGTCGGTGGTGGCCATGTTCCAGGGCACCGAGCGCGACACCGGGCTCAACCTGGAGCTGCTGGAAGAAATCGCCGCGTACTTCCGCGAGGTGCGCAAGAAGTACGCGAAGTTCGAGGGCAACCTCAAGGGCGTCGATTCGCGCATCCTGGTCGCCCAGGTACCGGGCGGTATGCTCACCAACATGGAAAGCCAGCTCAAAGAGCAGGGTGCCCAGGACAAGTTCGACCAGGTGCTGGCCGAAATCCCGCGCGTGCGCGAAGACCTGGGCTTCATCCCGCTGGTAACCCCCACGTCGCAGATCGTCGGCACTCAGGCGGTGATCAACGTGCTCACTGGCGAGCGCTACAAGTCCATCACCAAGGAAACCGCCGGCGTGCTCAAGGGTGAGTACGGCGCCGCGCCCGCGCCATTCAACGCCGAGCTGCAGGCTCGTGTGCTGGATGGCGGCGAGGCCATCACCTGCCGCCCGGCCGACCTGCTCGAGGCCGAAATGGACAAGCTGAGCGCCGAGCTCAAGGGCATTGCCCGGGAGAAAGGCATCAAGCTGGCCGCCGACGAGATCGACGACGTGCTGACTTACGCGCTGTTCCCGCAGATCGGTTTGAAGTTCCTGGAAAATCGCGGCAATCCGGCGGCCTTCGAGCCGGCGCCGACCGGTAAGGAAACCCCGGCTCGCGAGGCCGGCAAGCCCGAGGTCTACACCGTCGAGGTCAATGGCAAATCCTTCGTCGTGCAGGTGGGCGAAGGTGGCGATATCGAAGGCATCAAGCCCGTCGGTGGCGCAGCGAGCGCCGCACCGGCGGCGGCTCCGGCCGCAGTCGGCGGCGGCGAGCCGCAAGCCGCGCCATTGGCTGGCAATATCTTCAAGGTGTTGGTGCAACCTGGCCAGGTCGTGGAGGAGGGTCAACTGGTGATCATCCTCGAAGCAATGAAGATGGAAACCGAGATCCGCGCCTTCAAGGCCGGCACCGTCGGTGCCGTCAACGTCAAGGTCGGCGATGCAGTGGCAGTGGGCGCAAGCCTGCTGACCATCGGCTGAGGGGCGCGTCATGGAAAAGCTGCTCAAGCTCTGGCAGAGCACCGGTCTGTACCATCTGGAGCCCGGCCAGGCGTTCATGATCGCGGTGTGCCTGTTGCTGATCTACCTGGCCATCAAAAAGGGCTTCGAGCCGCTGTTGCTGCTGCCCATTGGTTTTGGTGGCCTGTTGGCGAACATTCCGGTGGCCAACATGGCAGAGGGGGCGGGCTTTCTGCACCTGATCTACGAGGTAGGCCTGCCTACCAGTATCTTCCCGCTGCTGATTTTTTTGGGTGTCGGCGCTATGACCGATTTCGGGCCGATGCTGGCCAACCCCAAAACGCTGCTGTTGGGTGCTGCTGCGCAGTTCGGTATTTTCGGTACGCTGCTCGGCGCCTTGGCGCTGACTGCGTTGGGTATTCCCGGTATGGAGTTCACCCTCAAGGAGGCTGCCTCCATCGCCATCATTGGCGGTGCTGACGGGCCGACCTCGATCTTCGTGACCTCCAAGCTGGCGCCGCATCTACTTGGTCCTATTGCCGTGGCGGCCTATGCCTATATGGCGCTGGTGCCCTTGATTCAGCCGCCGATCATGCGTGCGCTGACCACCAAGGAAGAGCGCGCCATCGTCATGCAGCAACTGCGCCCGGTGGGGCAGACCGAGAAGATCATCTTCCCCATCGTGCTGTGCGTTCTGATCGGTATGCTGCTGCCTGACGCCGCGCCGTTGATCGGCATGTTCGCCCTCGGCAATCTGCTACGCGAGGCCGGTGTGGTCGAGCGTCTGGCCGATACCTCGCGCAATGCGCTGATCAATATCGTCACCATCTTCCTCGGTCTGACCGTGGGTTCCAAGCTGTCGGCCGAGGCCTTCCTGCAGCTCAAGACCCTGGGCATCCTGATGCTGGGCATGGTGGCGTTTTGCGCGGGCACTGCGGCCGGTGTGCTGATGGCCAAGCTGATGAATGTGTTCAGCACACACAAGGTCAATCCGCTGATCGGCTCGGCTGGCGTTTCGGCGGTGCCGATGGCGGCTCGGGTA
This region includes:
- a CDS encoding OadG family transporter subunit, with the translated sequence MTPSELLLEGVELMLFGMGFVFVFLVLLVGVVSLMSRLIATFAPSAPTPAISSPASSVESASHGPDAETLAAIQSAIAQHRARRG
- the oadA gene encoding sodium-extruding oxaloacetate decarboxylase subunit alpha; amino-acid sequence: MTAGKQALGITDVVLRDAHQSILATRVRLEDMLPIAPKLDQVGFWSVESWGGATFDACIRYLGEDPWERIRELKKAMPNTRQQMLLRGQNLLGYRHYADDVVEKFVERAAVNGVDVFRVFDAMNDPRNLETALKAVKKQGKHAQGTISYTTSPVHTLDMWVDLAKQIEDMGADSVAIKDMAGILTPYTAFELVSRLKASLVIPIHMQCHATAGLSSVAILKAVEAGIDNVDTAISSLSMTYGHSPTESVVAMFQGTERDTGLNLELLEEIAAYFREVRKKYAKFEGNLKGVDSRILVAQVPGGMLTNMESQLKEQGAQDKFDQVLAEIPRVREDLGFIPLVTPTSQIVGTQAVINVLTGERYKSITKETAGVLKGEYGAAPAPFNAELQARVLDGGEAITCRPADLLEAEMDKLSAELKGIAREKGIKLAADEIDDVLTYALFPQIGLKFLENRGNPAAFEPAPTGKETPAREAGKPEVYTVEVNGKSFVVQVGEGGDIEGIKPVGGAASAAPAAAPAAVGGGEPQAAPLAGNIFKVLVQPGQVVEEGQLVIILEAMKMETEIRAFKAGTVGAVNVKVGDAVAVGASLLTIG
- a CDS encoding sodium ion-translocating decarboxylase subunit beta yields the protein MEKLLKLWQSTGLYHLEPGQAFMIAVCLLLIYLAIKKGFEPLLLLPIGFGGLLANIPVANMAEGAGFLHLIYEVGLPTSIFPLLIFLGVGAMTDFGPMLANPKTLLLGAAAQFGIFGTLLGALALTALGIPGMEFTLKEAASIAIIGGADGPTSIFVTSKLAPHLLGPIAVAAYAYMALVPLIQPPIMRALTTKEERAIVMQQLRPVGQTEKIIFPIVLCVLIGMLLPDAAPLIGMFALGNLLREAGVVERLADTSRNALINIVTIFLGLTVGSKLSAEAFLQLKTLGILMLGMVAFCAGTAAGVLMAKLMNVFSTHKVNPLIGSAGVSAVPMAARVSNKVGLEANPQNFLLMHAMGPNVAGVIGSAVAAGVLLSFVG